A segment of the Flavobacterium azooxidireducens genome:
GTTTCATGAGGAAGTTGTCCGTTGTCTGTTGTCTGTTATCGGTTAAAAACCTAAATCGCGTTCAATTTCTTCCATTTCAATAATGTCGTGAGCTTCTAAAAGTGTGGGAACAACGGTTAATTTGGTTGGAACATCATTAAAATCGATATCTTGAACCACCATGACAAATGACTTTTTTCCTTTTTTATGCGTTTTAGATAAATCACTGAACAATTTTATTTGTTTCAGTTTTACTTCTTTATCCATCGACATGTCTAAAATTAAATTCTGATTTTTAAAACTATTGTGCTGCGTGGTGACTTTTTCAAGAAAAGCTAAACAATCGCCTTGGGTATTTTTTAGAATGGTTGTATGTCCTTTTTGATCAACTTTCATTTTTTTTTGAGTTGCTGAGATTCTGAGTGTCTGAGTGTCTGAGTGTCTGAGATTTTGAATAATTTATTTTAATAAAATTTAAATTTATAAAAAAAATAACAAATAGCAACATTAATTAAGCCAATTATAATTAATGGTAAAATAATAAATTCATCATTGAGAAATGAAAAACAACAAAAAATTAAATAAATAAAAGAAACTATTGAAAGCTTTTTTTTACTACTGAGAGAAAAAAAATAAACACTATTTGAAATCAAACAAAGTGTAATTAAAATCAGCATATAAATTGAAAAAATCAGTAAACCTGGACCTGAACCATCTCGAAGAAATTCAAAAAAAAGTAAAAATATAGCGGTAATAATTAGGATCAAAAAAGATAAAAAATATTTTAAACCATTTGATTTTATCATTACTTAATTTTTGACGCCAAAAGATAAATAACCGCCATTCTGATCGCTACGCCGTTTTCAACTTGTTCTAAAATAACTGATTGTTTGGAGTCGGCTACATCACTTGTAATTTCCACTCCGCGATTAATTGGTCCGGGATGCATAATGACGATTTCTTTATTTAATGAATCAAGAAGTGCTTTATCT
Coding sequences within it:
- a CDS encoding ribonuclease Z, translating into MKVDQKGHTTILKNTQGDCLAFLEKVTTQHNSFKNQNLILDMSMDKEVKLKQIKLFSDLSKTHKKGKKSFVMVVQDIDFNDVPTKLTVVPTLLEAHDIIEMEEIERDLGF